The genomic window AAGGCTTCCGGCACAATTTGCCAGCGCATGCCGTATCTGTCTTTCAACCACCCACACATGATCGCTTCGCCACCATCAGCGGTCAGCGCCTCCCAGTAGCGATCGACTTCGGCTTGATCTTTGCAGGTAACGGACAGCGAAACGCGATCGTTAAAGGGCTGGTTCGGGCCGCCATTAAGCGCTTGATATGGTTGACCCTTCAGCTGAAACGCAACCACAACCACATCGCCCGCCTTACCCCCCGGCCAGGCGTCGTGGTTGACGATTTTGTGGAGGATTTTGGAATCAGGGAACACCGTTGTGTAGAACTCGGCCGCTTCTTCAGCATCGCCGTCAAACCACAGACAAGGGGCGATAGGATTTTGCATTTTGATTTATTTCCGTGAGTGAAGTCCAAACAGATTGCCTTCGGTGTCGACCGCCAACACCATAAAACCGTACTCGCCGATAGCCGTTTTGGGGCGTTGGATGCTGCCTCCGGCCTGTTCAACACGGGACGCTTCGACGCCACAGTCTTCGCAGGCAAAATACACGAGCGTACTGTTACCGCCCGAGGACACGCCTTCCATCTTTGTTAACGCGCCGGCGGCACCGGGAATGTTCATTGCCATCGGAAAAGCCATCATTTCGATTTCGTCCGTCGGCGTAGGCAGTTTTTCTAGCTTGACGCCGAGAACCGTTTCATAGAATGACGTTGCTCGCGCCATATCCTGCACATAGATTTCGAACCAACAAACGGGGTTATTGTCCATCACGTATCTACTTTTGTTTAAGAGAGCTTCGAACGAAAAAGGGTTATTCGCAGGGGACCATCACCATCCAGCCCACACCAAATTTGTCGGTTACCATCCCGTACAGCGGAGACCAGAAAGTTTTGTCCAGAGGCATGTCGACTTTACCGCCCTCGGCCAACGCGTCAAAGATACGCCGACAAGCATCTTCGGAAGGGAAGGACAAGGACAAACGAAACCCGTCAAAGGAAGGTTTGTCATCGCAACCGTCGGAGCAGAGGATGGTCTGCGTGCCGATTTGAAATGTCGCGTGCATAATTTTGTTCTCAAAACCCTGTTGCAACATGCCCTCGGGGACGGGGTCCGGACTCTCGCTGAAACGCATCCGCATCAACACGCTGGCGCCCAGAGCCTGCTGGTAGAAGTCGAGGGCCTCGTCACAGCGGCCCGCGAAAAACAGGTAAGGCGCCAACGTACCGTCTCGCAGGACGGCAGTATTGCGTAGTTCGTTCTCTTGCTCTGCGATTTTTCCATCGGGATCCTGTTCGGCAAAGTCTTCCATTTCGAAGAATTGCCGAATTTCAATATCCGATTCTTCATTCATGGGATTGGGAGCCCGTTTCACCCACTCGATGGCCTCTTCCATCGACGCCACTTCCCACAGCCAGTAGCCGGCGATCAATTCGGATGTTTCCGCAAAGGGGCCGTCGGTAACGATTCGTTCATCGCCCCGAAAACGAACGCGCACGCCGGCCGAACTAGGCTTCAGTCCATCGCCGGATTTCATGATGCCCGCTTTGACGAGTTGTTCGTTGTAGTTTCCCATGGCTTCCAGCAGTTCCGTGCTGGGCAACTCTCCGGCTTCGGAACTGGGCGAAGCTTTCACGATGACCATAACTCTCATAGTTGTTCTTTCTTGCTGTGGGCTAGCGGTTTTGGTGGGCTTGATTTCGTGCTTCGATCATGGCGTTAATGGTTTCGTCGGCGGGGCGGATTTCAAAGGGCCCGACCTTCGCGCCTGGATGTTTGGACATCAGTGCAACCGCGTGAGCCATGTCGTCGGCTTCGAGAATCAAGATGCCCCCAAGTTGCTCTTTGGTTTCCGCGAAGGGTCCATCGGTCGCTTCGGTGCTTCCGTTATGGTGCCGCAACGTGACCGCTTGATCGGCGGCTTGCAGCGCTTCACCGCCGGCAAAGTGGCCGCCCTCACGGAGAACGTCGTCGTAGGCGAAACATTCCTCCATTAAGGATTGCATTTCGGCCTCCGACATCGACTCGAATTTCGAATGATCCGAGTAACCTAGACAGATAAATTTCATGTGGGTCTCCAGGAAAGGGCCGTTTCTGTTGCATTCTGACATGTAGTCGAATGGCGGTGCGACGAATCGACAGCCCCGCGCCGATTTTTCAAATTTTTCTCGTAGCCGATCTCGCCAGAGATTGGAGGCCGTTGCGACGCGATCGTCCAAAGTCTGGCGACTTCGGCTACGAGGATTTCAACTTCTGAAGCTTTTTCGCCAGAAAACGCTGTTCCGTTGACTGCCCGGTCAGAGATAGGGCGGTCTCCAACGCTTCGATAGCGTCGGCATGGCGGCCCGCGCGACGCAGCAGTTCGCCGCGGGCGGCGTGGGCGAGCGAGTAGTCCAGGAGGTCGCCGCGATCCAGAATCACTTCGATGAGTTGCAGCCCGGCGGCGGGACCGTCCCACATCGCCACCGCAACGGCACGATTGAGCTCGATGACCGCCGAAGATTCGATACGGAGCAGGATATCATAGAGAGCAACAATTTGGTTCCAGTCGGTGGCTTTGGCCGTTGGGGCTTCCGCATGGACGGCCGAGATGGCGGCCTGGATGGTGTAAAAACCGAATCGGCGTGAAGCCAACGAACGCTCGACTAATCGCCGGCCCTCGTCGATCAAGGACCGATCCCAGCGGCTTCGATCTTGGTCCTCCAACAGGACAATGTCGCCCTCGTCCGTTTGACGCGTCTCACGGCGTGATTCATGAAGCAGCATCAACGCCAGCAGACCCATCACTTCGGCATCCTCGAGCAATTCCAACACCAAGCGGCACAGTCGAATCGCTTCGCCGGATAGATCCGCTCGAGTAATCGAATCGCCGCTCGATGCCGAATAGCCCTCGTTGAAAATCAGGTAGATCACCGTCAGCACGGCGTCGAGTCGTTCGGGCAGTTCGGTAATACTTGGGATTACAAACGGAATTCGCGCATCGCGAATTTTGGCTTTGCCACGAACGATTCGCTGCGCCATGGTCGCGGGAGTCGTCAAGAAGGCCCGTGCGATCTCTTCGGTGGTCAGTCCGCAAACTTCACGCAGGGTGAGCGGAACTTGCACCTTCAAGTCGATCGCCGGGTGACAGCAGGTAAAGATCAAACGCAGCCGGTCATCTTCAATTTCGGTTGCGGCGCGGGAAGCATTGGTTTGCGCGACCTGATGCAACCGCTGGGCAACCTCGGAGCTGATCTCTTTAAGCTTCTCGCGTCGGCGAATCACATCCACGGCTTTGCGGCGTCCGGCAGTGACCAGCCAAGCGACCGGATTCTCGGGGATGCCCTCATGCGGCCATTGGATCGTAGCCGCAGCGAAAGACTCCTGCATCGCGTCCTCGGCCAAATCCAGATCTCGCAGCGCACGAGCCAGCGAAGCAAATACTTGACGAGATGCGTTGCGAAAGACGGTGTCGAGTTGAAGCTGGAGCGGATCAGACATGTGTGAGATTCTCCTCGCCAACAAACTCTGCGTGAACCCGGGGGAAGGCAATCCAGGCTTCAGCCCGCGCCGGCAGCTAGCTCGTTTAACCCGTAGCCGGAGGAGCCTTAATCGGTTCGCGCCAAACCCTTACGCCTGCCAGGCTCCGCAGGCGCAGGCGTTGTCCGCAGAACGTTGCAATCGAAGCAAGTTAGTGAGGTCCAGCGATCGGTAAAACCAACTTCCACGGCCGTCCGCTTGCTTCACCCTCCTTCTTAAGGAGGGTCGAGCCTTAGCGAGGGGAGGGTTTTAGTGTTAGTCCCGAAGGGACGGCGGGATGTAGCCAGGGGCGCCAGCCCATGGCTGGGCCAGCAACGCCAGTATGCTTACAAGCTTTGACGTACGATATACAACAACGACTCGTACTGATTCGCAACTTGTGCTGACAATTTGAAGGAACAGAGACTTGGCTTGCTACGACATCATTGGTGACATCCATGGGCATGCAGATGAATTAAAGGCGTTGCTTGTCGAATTGGGATATACCCCACATAGTCCGGGGAACGGCTATCGGCATCCAGATCGGAAAGTCGTTTTCGTTGGCGATTTCGTTGACCGCGGGCCGGCAGTCGCGGACGTGATCGAAATCGCTCGAGCAACCGTTGAGGCCGGCGATGGATTCGCGGTGATGGGAAACCACGAGTACAACACGATCACTTTTCATACGCCCGTGCCTGGCAAACCGGACGTTTGGTTTCGTGAGCGGACGGAAAAGAATCTGAAACAGAATCAAGCCACTCGCGATCAATTGTCCCCAAGCCAGTTGGCGGACGCCATCGCTTGGTTCAAGACGCTGCCGGTGGCTCTGGAGTTGGACGGCATCCGCGTCGTGCATGCGGCTTGGCGACCGCAACAGATCAACTTGATTGAAAACGTCTTTAAATCGCTGGGACGATTTTCGGCGGCGTTTTTGGCGGAATCTCAAAGCGTGGGCAGTGAATTGCACAAAGCCGTGGAGGAGGTGCTGAAAGGGCCGGAACTTCTTCTGCCGGAGGGCTTGTCGATTGTCGACAAAGCCGCGCACCGTCGTAACACGATGCGGATCAAATGGTATGAAACGCCCGCCGGAGGGACCTACCGCGACTACCACCTGGGTTCGGATCAGGTGCCCGATGCGGCCATCAATCAGGACTCGGTGCAGGGCATGACCGGCTATCCAAGCGACTCGCCGCCCGTCTTCGTGGGGCACTACTGGCTTACCGGAACCCCCAAGCCCCTGGCCACCAACGTCGCCTGCACGGACTATAGCGTCGCCAAGGGGGGCAAGCTGGTCGCCTATCGTTGGGACGGTGAAGCGGTGTTGTCCGCCGATAAGTTCCATTGGTGTCGGTAGCGCTAATTTGGCGGCTTGTGCCAGTCAACGTGCATTGCTGTTGAAGACCACTCGCTCACGCCGAGACGGCTGAAACCGTGGGCTAGCGCCGGGCGGCTGAATGGCCGTTTCCATACCTCACGCACCAACCATACGACACCCCCTTATGACACGATTTTTACCCATCGCACTGTTGGCTGGTTGCCTTGTCCTGGGGATGGGCAGCAGCGCCCATGCCGCCGAACCCGAGCAAACGCTCTCGCGTCCTAAGGTGATCATCTTTGATGTGAACGAAACGCTGCTGGATCTGGCGCCGCTAAAAAAATCGGTTGGCCAAGCACTCGGCGGGCGGGAAGACCTGTTGCCGCTGTGGTTCTCCACGATGCTTCACTACTCTCTGGTGGAAACGGTCAGCCACGAGTACCACAGCTTTGGTGAAATCGGCACGGCGGCGTTGATGATGGTGGCAGAAACGCGGGGCATTGAGCTGAGTTATCAAGAGGCCAAGAAAGCCATCGTCACGCCGCTGCGTTCGCTTCCACCTCATCCGGATGTCGTGAACGGACTGCGGGCGCTGAAGGCGGACGGGTATCGTATTGTCAGCTTGACCAATTCGTCCTCGCTGGGAGTGGAAACGCAATTCCGCAATGCTGGTCTGATCGACTTGTTCGAGAAACGTTACAGCGTGGACAGCGTAAAAAAATTCAAACCCCATCCGGCTCCGTACCAAGCCGCCTTAGAGGACTTGGGGGTGCAAGCGGACGAAGTTCTGATGGTTGCCGCGCACGCCTGGGATGTCGCCGGCGCGAAGAATGTGGGCTTGCAAACCGCTTTCATCGCTCGCCCCGGTAAGGTGCTGTATCCGAATGTCGCCAAGCCCGATTATGTGGTCAGCGACCTGACCCAGTTGGTCAAAGTTCTCCGCTCGACGCCCGCTCGCTAGACGGCCGTGAGGTTGCTGGTTTCGTATCATTGGCCCCTGGCCCG from Roseimaritima ulvae includes these protein-coding regions:
- a CDS encoding VOC family protein encodes the protein MQNPIAPCLWFDGDAEEAAEFYTTVFPDSKILHKIVNHDAWPGGKAGDVVVVAFQLKGQPYQALNGGPNQPFNDRVSLSVTCKDQAEVDRYWEALTADGGEAIMCGWLKDRYGMRWQIVPEAFFAMISDEDAEKSQRAMQAMTQMIKLDVDTMTKAYEGPQ
- a CDS encoding VOC family protein — translated: MDNNPVCWFEIYVQDMARATSFYETVLGVKLEKLPTPTDEIEMMAFPMAMNIPGAAGALTKMEGVSSGGNSTLVYFACEDCGVEASRVEQAGGSIQRPKTAIGEYGFMVLAVDTEGNLFGLHSRK
- a CDS encoding YciI family protein, with product MRVMVIVKASPSSEAGELPSTELLEAMGNYNEQLVKAGIMKSGDGLKPSSAGVRVRFRGDERIVTDGPFAETSELIAGYWLWEVASMEEAIEWVKRAPNPMNEESDIEIRQFFEMEDFAEQDPDGKIAEQENELRNTAVLRDGTLAPYLFFAGRCDEALDFYQQALGASVLMRMRFSESPDPVPEGMLQQGFENKIMHATFQIGTQTILCSDGCDDKPSFDGFRLSLSFPSEDACRRIFDALAEGGKVDMPLDKTFWSPLYGMVTDKFGVGWMVMVPCE
- a CDS encoding YciI family protein yields the protein MKFICLGYSDHSKFESMSEAEMQSLMEECFAYDDVLREGGHFAGGEALQAADQAVTLRHHNGSTEATDGPFAETKEQLGGILILEADDMAHAVALMSKHPGAKVGPFEIRPADETINAMIEARNQAHQNR
- a CDS encoding RNA polymerase sigma factor — encoded protein: MSDPLQLQLDTVFRNASRQVFASLARALRDLDLAEDAMQESFAAATIQWPHEGIPENPVAWLVTAGRRKAVDVIRRREKLKEISSEVAQRLHQVAQTNASRAATEIEDDRLRLIFTCCHPAIDLKVQVPLTLREVCGLTTEEIARAFLTTPATMAQRIVRGKAKIRDARIPFVIPSITELPERLDAVLTVIYLIFNEGYSASSGDSITRADLSGEAIRLCRLVLELLEDAEVMGLLALMLLHESRRETRQTDEGDIVLLEDQDRSRWDRSLIDEGRRLVERSLASRRFGFYTIQAAISAVHAEAPTAKATDWNQIVALYDILLRIESSAVIELNRAVAVAMWDGPAAGLQLIEVILDRGDLLDYSLAHAARGELLRRAGRHADAIEALETALSLTGQSTEQRFLAKKLQKLKSS
- a CDS encoding metallophosphoesterase; its protein translation is MACYDIIGDIHGHADELKALLVELGYTPHSPGNGYRHPDRKVVFVGDFVDRGPAVADVIEIARATVEAGDGFAVMGNHEYNTITFHTPVPGKPDVWFRERTEKNLKQNQATRDQLSPSQLADAIAWFKTLPVALELDGIRVVHAAWRPQQINLIENVFKSLGRFSAAFLAESQSVGSELHKAVEEVLKGPELLLPEGLSIVDKAAHRRNTMRIKWYETPAGGTYRDYHLGSDQVPDAAINQDSVQGMTGYPSDSPPVFVGHYWLTGTPKPLATNVACTDYSVAKGGKLVAYRWDGEAVLSADKFHWCR
- a CDS encoding haloacid dehalogenase type II: MTRFLPIALLAGCLVLGMGSSAHAAEPEQTLSRPKVIIFDVNETLLDLAPLKKSVGQALGGREDLLPLWFSTMLHYSLVETVSHEYHSFGEIGTAALMMVAETRGIELSYQEAKKAIVTPLRSLPPHPDVVNGLRALKADGYRIVSLTNSSSLGVETQFRNAGLIDLFEKRYSVDSVKKFKPHPAPYQAALEDLGVQADEVLMVAAHAWDVAGAKNVGLQTAFIARPGKVLYPNVAKPDYVVSDLTQLVKVLRSTPAR